TCCGGGAGTTGATGGGGGCGGTGCGCGCCGAGGTGCGGGGTGGGATGTCGCTCTCGGCGGCGCTCGCGCGGCACCCCAGGCAATTTCCGGAGATCTACCGCGCATTGATCGCGGCGGGGGAGGAATCCGGCCGCCTGCCCGGGGTGCTGGCCAGTCTCGCCGATTTCATCGAGGAACGGGGAAAGCTGCAGCAGAAGATCGTCCTCGCCTTCGTCTATCCGGCGATCGTCACCGTGGTTGCGCTACTCGTCGTAACGGGTTTGCTCACCTACGTGATTCCGCAGGTGGTCCAGGTGTTTGTGCAGACGAAGCAGACGCTCCCCCTGCTCACCCGGATGATGATCGGCCTCTCCGACTTTCTGCGGCATTACGGCTGGGTGGTCCTGCTCGTGCTGGCCGGCGGTGCGTTCGGCATCCACCGCGCCCTGCGCATCGAGGCGGTCCGGTTGCGCTGGCACCAGCGCATCCTCGCCCTGCCGGTGCTCGGCGTCCTGTCGCGCGCGCTGAACACGGCACGCTTCGCGAGCACGCTTGCCATCCTGGTCGGGTCCGGCGTGCCGATGCTGCGCGCGCTGCAGGCGGCGGGGGAGACGGTATCCAATCTCGCGATGCGGGCGCGGGTCATCGAAGCGACGCAGCGGGTGCGCGAAGGCGCATCGCTTGCACGCGCCTTGCGGGCGCAGGACGACCGGCAGCGGGACGGCAGCGGGCTGCCGCGCACCCGGCTCTTTCCGCCGGTGCTGATCCACCTCATCGGATCGGGCGAGACCACCGGAAAGCTGCCGGAGATGCTGACGCGCGCGGCCGACATGCACGCCCGCGAGGCAGAGCGGCGCGCGATGCTGCTCACGTCGCTGCTGGAACCGGCGCTGATCCTGGTGATGGGGGTAGTGGTGATGGTGATCGTGCTGGCGGTGATGATGCCGATCATCGAGATCAATCAGCTTGCCCGCTGAGATCCGGCGCCGGGCGGCCTCCCGGCGGCGATTCCCGCGTTCAGGCCGTACATCAGCCCGTACTCCATGCCCGCGGGCGTTTCATGCCGGCGATCTTGCATGCCTGGCCGACATAGCCGTAGGGGAACAGTTCGAAAAGCCGCTTGCGGCCTTCTCCGGGATAGCGGGTTTCCAGATGCCGCATGACGAACCGGGAGTCGGCGGCAACCTGCCGATCGGCATAAAAGGAACGCATGAAGCGAATCACGTCCCAGTGGTCCGGGCCGAGTTCGACGCCCAGTTCGCGGGCGATCTCCTCGGCAACCGCTTCGTCCCACTGTTCCGGTTCGATCAGATAACCCTCGGCGTCGCGCCGCGGCATCGCAAGCTTGGCATCCATTCGCTGCACCGTCCTTTCCCGTTCCGAACCCATCCCGGAAACTACATCATGTTGTGATGTAGTTTCCGGGATGCTATCGTTTTGTCAATCCCCAGTCTTTTCCAACGAGGTGTGAGCCTGGAGCGGGGTCCGTGATTCCAGCGAGGTATGAGCCTGGAGGGGTTCTGTAGGAGGCGGTTGGCCGGCTGAGGGGCCGTCGCCCCCGGGAGGCGCGTCGATCATCGAGGGCATGGTGATCGACATGAACGAAACGCAGGTCCGTACCCTGGAGCAGGTGCGGCAGGTGCTCGATGGTACGGAGGCGCTGCAATTCGAGCGGCCCGAGGACGACGCCGGGCGCTACGCCTGGGTCGAATCGGTGTTGAAGCGGTTTGGCTATCGGCATCTCTCGCGGCCGGATCGGGGCACGGTACTGGCGTACCTCCAGCGCTTGAGCGGCTACAGCCGCGCGCAGGTCACGCGCTTGGTGTCCCGGGCGGTGGCGGGCAAGCCGCTGGTCAAGCAATACCGCGCGCCGGAGCACGCCTTCGCACGCCGTTATACGGCCGCCGACATCGCACTGCTGGCCGAGGTCGACCGCGCGACCGGGACGCTCTCCGGACCGGCCACGGTCTGCATGCTGCGGCGCCAGCGCGACGTGTTCGGCGATGCGCGCTTCGTGCGCCTGGGGTCGATCTCGGTGGCGCACCTCTACAACCTGCGCGCCACGGATCGCTATCGCGCGCAGCGCGTCGTCACGACCAAGACCCGGCCGACCTCGGCCGTGACCATCGGCGTGCGCAAGGCGCCGGCGCCGCAGGGCCGTCCGGGATTCATCCGCATCGACAGCGTCCACCAGGGCGATCAGGACGGCGTCAAGGGGCTCTACCACATCAATGCCGTCGACTGCGTCACGCAGTGGCAGGTGGTGGCCAGCGTACAGACGATCTCCGAGAGCCATCTGCTGCCGGTGATCGAGCAGATGCTCGCGCAGTTCCCCTTCGCGCTCCTGGGATTCCATGCCGACAACGGCAGCGAGTACGTCAATTACCAAGTGGCGAGAATGCTCGAGAAGTTGCGTATCGAATTTACGCGCTCGCGGCCCCGCCACAGCAACGACAATGGACTGGCCGAAACCAAGAACGGCGCCGTGGTGCGCAAGGTCTTCGGCTACGCGCACATCCCGCAGCGCTATGCGACCAAGTTCAACACATTCTGTGGCGAATACCTCAACCCGTACTTGAACTTCCACCGTCCGTGCCTGTTCGCCACGGAGGTGCTCGACCCCAAGAAGCCCGGGCGCATCAAGCGCATCTACCGTCCGCGCGACGCAATGACGCCCCTCGAAAAGCTCGCCAGCCTACCCAACGCGGAAAAGTGCCTACGCCCCGGAATCTCGTTGGAAGAACTGCACCAACTCGCCCGCGCGCTCAGCGACTTCGATGCCGCCCAGGAGCTTGCCCAGGCACGCCAGGCGCTCTTCAAGGGGGTCACTACCCGTGCTGCCTGAACCCTCCGGAGACGCGGGGGGCCTGCCGCCCCCCGCACCCCCCAGCCGGCAGAAAAAGAAACGGAGAAACCACTCCGGAACCCGCCGTCTACACTCCTAACTTCTTCAAAACGAATCGACGCGCCTTACCCCACCAAGTCCGGCCCCTCCAGGCTCATACCTGAATTGGAAACGACTTCCCCCGACCGGCGAAACCCGTATGAGTCATGCCTCGCTATCCAAGAAAGAGTTCCAGACGCTATCGGACTTCCGCTACCAGTTGCGCCGC
This genomic window from Burkholderiales bacterium GJ-E10 contains:
- a CDS encoding general secretion pathway protein F — encoded protein: MTAFRYTAADDQGKDRIGVLEADSARIARQMLREQGLVPLTVEAVQAEAAGGVAMRRRRLSQTELAVLTRQFASLVGAALPITDALTVLVEQSEQQAVRELMGAVRAEVRGGMSLSAALARHPRQFPEIYRALIAAGEESGRLPGVLASLADFIEERGKLQQKIVLAFVYPAIVTVVALLVVTGLLTYVIPQVVQVFVQTKQTLPLLTRMMIGLSDFLRHYGWVVLLVLAGGAFGIHRALRIEAVRLRWHQRILALPVLGVLSRALNTARFASTLAILVGSGVPMLRALQAAGETVSNLAMRARVIEATQRVREGASLARALRAQDDRQRDGSGLPRTRLFPPVLIHLIGSGETTGKLPEMLTRAADMHAREAERRAMLLTSLLEPALILVMGVVVMVIVLAVMMPIIEINQLAR
- a CDS encoding sulfite reductase gamma chain; translated protein: MDAKLAMPRRDAEGYLIEPEQWDEAVAEEIARELGVELGPDHWDVIRFMRSFYADRQVAADSRFVMRHLETRYPGEGRKRLFELFPYGYVGQACKIAGMKRPRAWSTG
- a CDS encoding integrase catalytic subunit, giving the protein MVIDMNETQVRTLEQVRQVLDGTEALQFERPEDDAGRYAWVESVLKRFGYRHLSRPDRGTVLAYLQRLSGYSRAQVTRLVSRAVAGKPLVKQYRAPEHAFARRYTAADIALLAEVDRATGTLSGPATVCMLRRQRDVFGDARFVRLGSISVAHLYNLRATDRYRAQRVVTTKTRPTSAVTIGVRKAPAPQGRPGFIRIDSVHQGDQDGVKGLYHINAVDCVTQWQVVASVQTISESHLLPVIEQMLAQFPFALLGFHADNGSEYVNYQVARMLEKLRIEFTRSRPRHSNDNGLAETKNGAVVRKVFGYAHIPQRYATKFNTFCGEYLNPYLNFHRPCLFATEVLDPKKPGRIKRIYRPRDAMTPLEKLASLPNAEKCLRPGISLEELHQLARALSDFDAAQELAQARQALFKGVTTRAA